The window AAACTGCAGAGAAGTCGTCAGAAGTCCAATATTATTTActgttcagttcaatttaatttatgTGATATCCCACATAATTCCACAGGTCTGGAAATATATATACTTAATTTATTCCAAAAGTTGAGAAAAATCCTGTCATAAAGCAgctacaacacacacaaaaaacaaaaacattcagctcagTAAAACAAAGGTGAATGAGGAATAATGTGAATAttagcaaaacaaaataaaaagacaaaaaggtatCTCTTTGCTATTGTTATTCAGTATCAGTTTTAGATCATTTTGCatctatttgtgtctgttttatgttttatgtctgttttatgttctttatggttgccatccttccagaccatctccgagacaagctttcccagatgaatgtgcctgatcccatctgccggtggatcactgacttcctgacggacaggaagcagcatgtgaggctgggaaagaatgtctcggactcccggaccatcagcaccggctcccctcagggctgtgttctttctcctctgctcttctccctgtacaccaactgctgcacctccacccaccagtctgtcaagctaatcaagtttgcagatgacaccaccgttattggactcatctcggacggggacgagtctgcctacaggagggaggttgaacgtctggtgtcctggtgcagccacaacaacctggtgctgaatgcccagaagacagtggagattattgtggacttcaggaagcacacagccccactcccccccatcatcctgactgacaccccaatcacctctgtggactcattccgcttcctgggtaccaccatcacccaggacctgaagtgggagcccaccatcacctccgtcatcaagaaagcccagcagaggatgtacttcctgaggcagctgaagaaattcaacctgccaacacggacgatgatgcaattctacactgcaatcatcgagtccatcctcacctcctccatcaccgtgtggtacgctggagccactatcagggacaaacagagactgcagcgtgttgtgcgctctgctgagaaggtgattggctgcagactcccatctttgcaggacctgtacacctccaggacattgcggcgtgcagctcggatctcagctgacccttctcaccctggatacagtctgtttgacctgctcccctcaggcaggaggctccggtccattcgcaccagaacctctcgccacaagaacagtttcttcccctctgctgtgggacacatgaacaataaccatatgactgtccccgccactaacacatgaccctacgctgtgttcactgcatcattccatgtttggcactgatcaccacctgcactcatgtacatatctttctacgtagcactcttaattcttattctcatgtatatatctcatgtatatctcatgcacatatctttctacgtagcacttttaattcttattcctacttttattttttcatgtctattttagtgttatttatgacaccatgtttgcactgaagcaccgcagcaatttcctaatgttgtaaacctgctcaacatttggcaataaaccccattctgattctgattctgattctgattcttttaCAATTTAATTATTGTTTCCATCTTTGCAGTGACTCTTAGTCTCCACTTGGTTATTTTTAGCATCTCTTTATGGCGGTTTCGCATCCTGTTGTTTTCCATGTAGTTGTAATTTGCAGGTCTTTGTAGTCCTCTGAGGTCTGTGATGATGTCATGTTTGCATCTCTTGGTTTTACATCTGTATCtgtctccatctcaccctatccctatTCCCAGCATCTTCTTCTGCGTGCCCTCTGCACTACACCCATGAACCTCCTCTGGGGtgttcctctttttctcctgtCTTACAGCTCCACATTTAACATCATTTATCTAGTAAAGTTACCATCTTTcatctgcacatgtccaaaccatctcaacctGACCTCTCTAACTTTatctgcttgtttgtttgtttttgtctctttacagttattttatatcTCTTTGTGGTGATTTTGCCTTTCTCTGTTCATCATTTAGCGGTTTTGCATCTATTTGATGTCTTTTTACCCCCTTGGTTCCCTTTTCATTGCACCTTTTCTCAGGTTTTGCCTTTGCGCGCCACTGGGGGCGGCACACACCCTGACAGGCTCAGCTCAGGGCGCCCAAACCCTATCCCTCGTGGTGCATTCTGGGACTTTATGTAAAGCCAACATGGCAGCCTCCTGCGCCAGAACACTCACTAAGGTCGGCTTGTCTTTTCTGGAGTCTCCAGCAGCCCGTCGGTCCGGCCCCTTCTCCTACCTGCTGGGGAATGTGGGCGCGCACGGATCCAGGAGGGCGTACGGCACCGGCGGAGCGGGGTTCCGGTCCAAACTGCTCTCCGGTGTGCGCCAAGGGGGAGGCAGGGTGCTGGGCTGCGCCTTCCTGCTGGGTGGAGGTTTGGGTTTATATCAGACTGTGAAGCTGTCCGTCCAGCAGCACCTGGccaaggaggagaggaaggtCAGTGAGGTAAGTGGGTGTCTTTGATCATCACCGTCTGCCTGCAGTAAGCTCACCTGCCTGAGGTGTGTGCAGCCCGGGTCACTTGTCAGACCCCAGCGGCTGCGGACATCTGCCACTTCTTCTGAATACTGCCTTTTATTGTGTTTCTACTGGAGTAGAAACACAATAAAAGCTTTCAAAATGCGctgttgtttagttttaaaattaaGTTTACAGATTTGTCTGTAACGTTTTGCTTTTACTGGATCTGCTCTGTATGAACTACAGGCGGTCTGCTTTACGGTGTGTTAGTGGCTGGAGAAATGCTGTGGATCactgctgtctgtgtgtctgcaaaCGTTTCCAAACTCTGGGCCTGGATCCCCTTTATCTGTACGTGCACAGCTGTAATAGCCATCAGCAATAAACCTTTGCAGTCACTGTGCTTCACAAACGTTTGCTCTTGAAGCCTTGAGGTGTTCTTGCACAtggttatatttatatatatatatatatatatattagtgtcGCAGAATTGTGCACCTCACCCTCCTTTCTTTCCCACACACCTGCACTGAGTAGGAGACgctctgtatctcattgtacatgtgtatagtgacaataaaaggtattctattctattcaccCACCTGCAATGTGTTGCAGGTTTAACTTAGCATTTATAAGCAGTATTATCACCTTATCAAGCACCACTAGCTTTGCATAATTCACAGTTCATAATAATCCTTATCTCATACTTGTCTCTCATGCTCCCCCTCAGTAGCTATATTCAGGTCCTGCCTCTTTAAACACCTCCTGCCCCACACCCCTTATTAAAAGCCCACTTTCTTTTGATTGGCCAGCTTCCATTAGCCTGTTGTGGAGTAGTATTAGTTCTTTCAGATCcatagacagtataaaagatggacagaaAAATAAGCTTGCATTCTTTTTAGCAGCCCTTTGCCAAGCTGGGGGTGGCAGCTCTTAAGTGTCCACATACTTTAGCCTCATAGCGCTCTCCTTTCCTCTGCTGCCTCCTTCCAGGCTCCAGGAGGCAGTCTGAAGCTGACCCTGTACCAGTACAAGACCTGCCCGTTTTGCAGCAAGGTGCGAGCCTTCCTGGACTACCACGGGCTGCCGTATGAGATCGTGGAGGTGAACCCGGTGATGAGGAAGGAGATTAAGTGGTCTACCTACAGAAAGGTGCCCATCCTGATGGTGGATGGTGAGGTGGTAAGACATTTGATGTCATCTTAAATCTttgagaggggggagggggggcacTGTTGAGAGAACAAAGTTAAGACTTGTTATGTTTTTGTCAAACATTCAGACAGATTTTAATTTCTGGCATGCCTTCATAACCCTCACTCACcacaatttatatattttatattattttaaggATATTGTCTTAAAATCCCAACACTAAGAGCAGTCTGAGGACTGGGCTTCTGGCTCACAGGAGTCACTTACTCACAGAATTtgtatgacagaaaataaagaaaagcatgtccgcaaaaaaaagaagagaaacctTTGTCCAGTCTCTAATTAAGTACCTAAAAAATGTGCCGGTTTTTCCTGTGAAACCCTTCATGTCCTGctctatttccttttttttaaatctgcagcaactgaaTGACTCGTCTGTCATCATCAGCTCGCTCAAGACCTATTTAGTCAACAAGTAAGTTGTGACTTCCTTCACTTGTTATTTCATGAGGAATTTTGTTTAGATTTTCTGTTAATCACTTCGAATAAAGCTCTGAGAAATAATTTGATAGTGTAAAATCTATAAAATCTCAGGTGGGAAACTCTGTGGTTCAAATACATCCCACCCTGATCAGAGCATTAAAactaaaatgcagaaaaaactattttaaaagtcttgttattaaaaaatgttattataatgttattattgtacTTGATGTATGTGAAGTTTATTTCTATATTTTACTGAGAAAATATTAGAATTTAGAAAATATGCTGATTGTTATTCGACTAGTTAAATCCTTggtcttgtgttctgagggcaGGGTTTCTTATTTTGGTTTCCAAAGAAGTAACAATgcaatacatttaaataaaccTCACAGTTTGGATGCTTGGGTTaatattttaagaaaaacatttgtaaAATTTCTGTGGGGGGGTTAAGTGACCCACTGCAGCAAGTGTGTTGTTATTTAATACTAAttgtaaaaacataatttaatgTTTCATTCTTACTTCCTTTGGTGTGGAATACACTTGGATGtgattagggctgctcgattatggcaaaaatgataatcacgattattttcactgaaattgagatcacgattatttgacgatatttatttaaccctttaagacctactatagaaccaagtccaccagagcttatattatatttttacatgctgtagtgccatttgtgggagcatttcaagttgctatacatcaatacaactgttatagcccatattttaataatatgtatgcattaagtccatagtaattacataaattgcaaaaaagtgcaataaactacaaaaaaaattgaaaatcgcttttgttttgtttacatatatttctacttggagaaatttaagaggtttatccctcaaaactttaaatacaataaagttgcaaaaaatagtttacaacaacaggaaatttattttgagtgtcttcatagttttattttggagatacagcaatttttatatactgcaggaaaaacaaaaaacaatcctatgatgcaaatttgcaaagaaaacagcaggtgcatcatttcattgtgggaagtgttacgaacagctgataggaacggcaaagcgtgtttctggaatattatgtttttgttcctgcaagcgctttttatgcaatttttgcaaagctatatgtggaacgaaaccgtgaccgaggacaagctgatggcataagatgtaagtacaactcctccggtttcatatgcaaaacaaattattgcgctagcttacacggttcaggttctacagggatttaacagtagttacgcaaaacggagcgtgctgctctgaccggctttaaagggttaacaatgactttaaaaaaataatataaaatagtgtgcaacaccactgaagtttttttcttttaaactctcttttcaaccaacggcagtcactctccaaataacttctgcttagctttccgagcttccctcgggtcctcttaatcagcggtctccaaccttttttgcgccacggaccggtttatgcccgacaatattttcacggaccggcctttaaggtgtcgcagataaatgagggaggggctaataatcggctcagtcatttttaatgatcgttgaaagcccagatcgtaatcgtgattaaaattcgattaattgagcagccctagatGTGATTTTTATCCAGCTCAGTGTTCTTGTCTTGAAATGGCATCAGTAAGCCAGTGTGGCCacaagaggaactgcagttcctcttgtGGCCACATGAGGCTGGATCCAAAAGTGAGCACGTCACTATAGATGCCCCGTGTTAAATGGTCAAACTGTACACTAGAAatatattgtcaaaaaataGAGTGGATAGTTTCTCTCTTCATAACAGTTCTTAGTGGGGCTCATCCACCTGGATAAATGAGTTGGAGGCATCAAAAAATCTTTacctttggggtttttttgcaggaAGAAGAGCATGTCCGACATCCTTCGCTGCTACCCGGAGATGAAGTCAGTGAATGACAGGGGGAAGGAGGTGATCGAGTACAACAACAAGTACTGGCTGATGCTGAGCGAGGGCGAGACCGTCGCAGTTTACCCACAGAAGGAAATGCAGAAGTAAGCCAAGCCCTGTTTCTCACACGCAATTATTAGCggactcttattttgaaaggtagCACGTGGGTGTAACCCAAAGACTGTGGAGCATTATTGCTCTCAGGCTTGTGATTGGTCAGCTGATATGAAGCCTCTACTTTTAGCAATGGGAGATTTCTGTTTTCATCATTCTAATGAAGATCTGTGTGATGAGCATCTGTTGGAAGGAAAAATCTTAAATCTGCATGAaaatgtggtggtggtggagtttTCTGCAAACTAAAGTCATGTGGTCCGCATCAGACCGCGACTCCATCTTTTCTGTGGATCGTAAATGTTTTCTGCTCTGATTTCAGAGAGGAGATGAAGTGGCGTCAGTGGGCTGACGACTGGCTCGTACACCTCATATCTCCCAACGTGTACCGAACCACCAACGAGGCCCTGGCCTCCTTCGACTATATCGTACGTGAGGGCAAGTTTGGTACTTTTGAAGGCTTCTTCGCCAAATATGTTGGTGCTGCGGCCATGTTTGTCATCTCCAAAAGGCTGAAAAGTCGGTATGTGGTGTTAGATAACAGGCTATCGCGTTTCTGGTAATTTTAAGGTTTTTGGGGACGTGAGGTATTAATTTTCACTCCTTTGACCCAACAGACACAATCTCCAGGACGACGTCAGGGAGGATCTCTACAAGGCTGTCAACGACTGGGTGGCAGCCATTGGCAAGAATAGGAAGTTCATGGGTGGAGATCAGCCCAACCTGGCAGACCTGGTGAGGAAACGCAGCTTAGGTCCAGCTCAGGCTTGGTCCAGGGTCCAACTTAGGCTTGTTACTAATTTAATGTACGTAAATTAGCCTGATTAAAGCTTCACCACAGACTGATAGAGATAGAAAGAGGTAGTTTtcaggtctgaaaagtgaagccagtgtTGAAGCAACTTAAACCTGTTTTCTGTAATGGTCAGCAGGTGCTTGAATAATACATCTTGTTCTGCAGATGTTTTAGAAAACACGCACTGATGGCCTCAAATACAAATTTTAGATCTAGATTACTAATATTTTGTCCATGTGCCTGTTCGTTGTGTATCTCCAGCTGTTGATTTGCTCCACCTCACTTAAACTCGGCAGGTGTGATGCTGACGAGCTGAATAAGTGCTGTaacaagtttaatgttgtgTGGATGAGCTGTTCTCATCTTATTTTGGCTAAAAGTTGGTTTCTGTTATCAGCGTTTCCCCTGCGGTGACTACTCCTGCTACACGCTGATCCATGTTGGTTTGATTGACATTGTGAGGACATTCAATCCCATTATTGCCCTCTCAAGCCTCTTACCACTAAGCTAACCCTTAACATAACTTTAAAACGAAGTCTTAACCCCCAGAAGCGAGAGCTCGCCACAGTGTGTGATGTGTTTGCAGACCATCTATAAAGGACAGTTACAAAAATAACTTGGTTACACTCCCCCAGATGGAGGCGCTGCATTGGTGCCCAGTTTGTTCTACGTTTACAAAAAATGTGTGTACTTTCCTTTAAACATCTGTAGTTCAAAAGGATCATTTTCTTGCTGGTGTTCACATCAATGTGAGTGCCATCAAGAAAGTTACTCTTTGTATTTGTGCTTGTTTTAAAGCATAATGTTTATTGTTACTGTAAAAGTAACACTTTAATTACAcaattttagtatttttattttagttacttTATGTAACAAAACCAGGCAGATAGCACTGGATGGAACACtttactgtgtgactgacaaccattagccaatgagcatgtAGATCTACCTCACAATTCTAACATCCAATTTAAAAACACGACAAAATGGCTTCACTTTATCCATCCTTAGTATACAGTCCATTATATCCACTCCTTTATGACATCACAGAGATCCAAGAGCAGAAAAAACCCCTGAAATACGGCATTTCGACCAGTCcctgagcttttggctcacagggattGCCTAATTATTTGAAACTCTGGTCATGTTTCATACAAGCAGCCACAATTTTAACAGTGAGTAAACTTTaggaaaaaagttatttttaatcttCAGGCTTTGCACCTGTGCTCTTCTGTTACAGTCAGTGTTTGGAGTCCTGAGGGTGATGGAGGGCCTGCAGGCATTTGATGACATGATGGCGAACACCAAAGTGAAATATTGGTACAGACGCATGGAGAGCGCCACGCTCAACCACGAGGGTCTTAACGCTGAGCCTTATAAACACTGAACAGTAAAAGCTCCTGAAGGACGGCAACCAGAAGACGACCACCGCCAGGTCTTGTAGTGGTCACTCAACTTCCTGAACCTGTTAATTCTTGTGAGTGGGTTTTTAATTGACTCCATCATTAACAGAGCTGCTTTTGTGGATCAAATCTGCTCGTTTAAAGGTCTGTCATTTTTACTGGCCTCTAGTGGTGAAATAGACGAACTGCAACAACAATATCACTGAAACACTTGatcttgttttgttatttttaaggaACAGAAAAGTCACATCTTCAGAGTACGGTTAAAGGAGAAATCTGCACATATTCATGCAGCTAGTCTTCTTCATCCACATATTTTTGAATTACTTTaggttttttccattttcattcATCAGGCAGTCTACAGTGTGGCTATGAACAAAATTAAACTGATTTCCAGGTCGAGACTGGTGTGTGAAGGAAAGACGTGATTGTTCCCTACACTGGTTTGTCCTTTTGAACATAGGAATTTAGAAACTGGCTGTATAAATTATTTCTTGTAACACTGTTTATTTCTGAGCTAGAGTTTTACGCCTACTTATCTCACATGG is drawn from Maylandia zebra isolate NMK-2024a linkage group LG12, Mzebra_GT3a, whole genome shotgun sequence and contains these coding sequences:
- the ptgesl gene encoding prostaglandin E synthase 2 isoform X3 → MRKEIKWSTYRKVPILMVDGEVQLNDSSVIISSLKTYLVNKKKSMSDILRCYPEMKSVNDRGKEVIEYNNKYWLMLSEGETVAVYPQKEMQKEEMKWRQWADDWLVHLISPNVYRTTNEALASFDYIVREGKFGTFEGFFAKYVGAAAMFVISKRLKSRHNLQDDVREDLYKAVNDWVAAIGKNRKFMGGDQPNLADLSVFGVLRVMEGLQAFDDMMANTKVKYWYRRMESATLNHEGLNAEPYKH
- the ptgesl gene encoding prostaglandin E synthase 2 isoform X1, with translation MTFMEFCLCAPLGAAHTLTGSAQGAQTLSLVVHSGTLCKANMAASCARTLTKVGLSFLESPAARRSGPFSYLLGNVGAHGSRRAYGTGGAGFRSKLLSGVRQGGGRVLGCAFLLGGGLGLYQTVKLSVQQHLAKEERKVSEAPGGSLKLTLYQYKTCPFCSKVRAFLDYHGLPYEIVEVNPVMRKEIKWSTYRKVPILMVDGEVQLNDSSVIISSLKTYLVNKKKSMSDILRCYPEMKSVNDRGKEVIEYNNKYWLMLSEGETVAVYPQKEMQKEEMKWRQWADDWLVHLISPNVYRTTNEALASFDYIVREGKFGTFEGFFAKYVGAAAMFVISKRLKSRHNLQDDVREDLYKAVNDWVAAIGKNRKFMGGDQPNLADLSVFGVLRVMEGLQAFDDMMANTKVKYWYRRMESATLNHEGLNAEPYKH
- the ptgesl gene encoding prostaglandin E synthase 2 isoform X2 — protein: MAASCARTLTKVGLSFLESPAARRSGPFSYLLGNVGAHGSRRAYGTGGAGFRSKLLSGVRQGGGRVLGCAFLLGGGLGLYQTVKLSVQQHLAKEERKVSEAPGGSLKLTLYQYKTCPFCSKVRAFLDYHGLPYEIVEVNPVMRKEIKWSTYRKVPILMVDGEVQLNDSSVIISSLKTYLVNKKKSMSDILRCYPEMKSVNDRGKEVIEYNNKYWLMLSEGETVAVYPQKEMQKEEMKWRQWADDWLVHLISPNVYRTTNEALASFDYIVREGKFGTFEGFFAKYVGAAAMFVISKRLKSRHNLQDDVREDLYKAVNDWVAAIGKNRKFMGGDQPNLADLSVFGVLRVMEGLQAFDDMMANTKVKYWYRRMESATLNHEGLNAEPYKH